The nucleotide window CGCCAGCTCTCCAACATCATCCCGGCCTTCAGGATGGATATCTTCCATATCCTGCACTCCTCAGCGGCCTACTACCGGCCGTTGCTGACCGTTTCATTCATCCTCGACGCCCAGTGGGGGGGGAGCTCGCCCGGGGCCTATCACCTCACGAATCTGCTGATCCACCTTTGCGCCTCATGCCTGGTCTATCGTTTCCTGATGGCTCTGGACTACGGGGAAGCCGCGGCGTTGTTCTGGGCGCTGGCCTTCACCGTCCACCCTGCGCTGACCCAGGCGGTGGCCTGGATCCCCGGCCGCAATGATTCCTTGGTGGCCCTTTTCGTGCTGGCAGCCTTCCTCTCTCTGGTCAGCTTTCTTCGGACCGGGAGTCCAAGCTCGGCCCTGGCGCATCTCTTGTGCTTCGCTTTCGGTCTGTTGACGAAAGAGTCGGCGGTCGGCCTCGTCCCTATGGGACTCTTCTACTGGGCGGCCAGCGCCAAAGCCGGGCGCCGCTTCCGGGATGGCGCGCTCCTTTTGAGCGGCTGGGGCGTGGTCCTGGCGCTTTGGCTCGCGCTGCGTCAAGCCGCTTTGCGGAATCCTATCCACATGGCGATAGCCGACATGGCGGTGGCCGTGTGGCGCAATCTCCCCGCGGTCATCCCCTCGGTGGGCAAGATGTTCCTCCCCTTCGACCTGTCGGTATTGCCGATCCTGCGCGATATGTCCTTCTTCTACGGGTTTGTGGCGGTCGCGGCTTTGGCCGGGGCGCTCTGGGCATCGCGGAAGAAGTCCTGGCCGCGCGTCGTATTCGGGCTGGCTTGGTTCCTCGTGTTCCTCTTGCCCTCCTTCATCCGTCCCAACCCCGCTATCGCCGCCGATTTCCTTGAGCATCGGCTCTATCTTCCCATGGTCGGCGTCATCGTCCTGCTCTGCGAGACCAGCTGGCTCAAGGCCCGCGCCGCCGGCCTGGGGGGCCTGGTCCTGGCCGCCCTCGCCCTCGGCGCCTTCGTCCACAGCCGGAACTTCGAGGACCGGATGGCGTTCTGGAAGAACGCCGCCGAGACCTCTCCGCATTCCCCCTTGGCCCACCGCAACTTGGGCGCCATGTACTACCTGGACGGGCAGCCCAGCCTGGCGGAGCCGGAATATCGCCGGGCTCTCGAACTCAACCCGCGCGAGCTGATGGCGCACAACAACCTCGGGCTCATCTGCATGGAGCGGGGGCTCCTGCCGGAAGCCGAGAAGGAGTTCCTCCAGGAGCTGGCCGTCAATCCCTCGTATGACAACGCCTTCCTGAATCTCGGCATCCTCCGTTATCGGCAAGGGCGCGGGGCGGAGGCGGCGGCCCTCTGGAAAAGAGCCCTGGAGATCAATCCGAATCTTCTGGCCGCCCGCCGGAACCTCGCCGCCTATGAACAGGACCGCCGAGGCTTGTCGCCGCGCCGCGGACACTGATAGACTCTATCCCTGTGGCCAACGATATCGTCTGGGAGACCGCGATCGTGGGCGGGGGGCCGGCCGGCCTGGCGGCGGGCCTGCACCTGGCCCGCGCGGGCTACCGCGTCCTCTTGACGGAGCAGGGCCGCTTAGGGGGCCAGGCGAGGCGCCTCGGGCGCATCGAGAACTATCCCGGCTTCCCATCGGGGATAGACGGCCGCCGGCTGATGGACCGCTGGGTCAGGCAGGCGCGGCGCTGGGGTCTGCGGACTCGGCGCGCCGAGGTGCGCCGGGTCCGGCGCGACGGCCGCGGCTTCAGCCTGCGCCTCGATGGCGGGCGGAGCTTGACGGCTGGGACGGTGGTCTACTGCCCGGGCGCGGTTTTCCGGGGGCTGGGCCTGCCGGGTGAGAAGAGGCTCTGGGGCCGCGGTCTGTTCCATGCGGCGCTCGACCAAGCCCCGCTCTGGCGCGGCCGCACCGTGGCCGTGGCGGGAGGCGGGGAGGCCGCGGCGCATCAGGCCCTGGCTTTGGCCCGCCATGCGCGCCGCGTCTACCTCCTGTGCCGCGGCCCGAAGCTCAAGGCCCACCGCCTCCTCCTGCGGCGCCTGAGCGGTCAGCCCCGCATCGTCCGGATGCACGGGGTCAGGGTCCGCGGCTTGTCGGGAGGCCGGCGCTTGCGGGCCTTGGATCTGTCCGTTCCCCGCGGCCGCCTGCGCCTGCCCGTCGACGCGCTCTTCGTCCTGGTGGGAAAGAATCCGGCCCCCCTGCCTTTCCAGGCCCGGCGCCTGCCGCCCGGCTTCTTCGTGGCCGGCGACGCCTCCGGAGAGCCTTTCCGCCAGGTGTTGGTCGCCGGCGGCGACGGGATGAAGGCCGCCATGCGCTGCGCCGCGTTCCTGGAGCGCCGATGAGGATCGTCGAGACCCGTACCGCCCGGGGCCTGGGGACCTTGTATCTGGCGGACCTGGGAACGGGGCACCGGGAGCGCCTCATCGAGTTCGTCGACACCCGCGAGCCCGGCGTGCCCAAGTCCCGCAAGTGGGTGTTCATGATCTCGACCCAGGTGGGCTGCGCCGTGGGCTGCCGCATGTGCGACGCGGGCGCGGCCGGCTACGGCGGGAACCTGTCGGCCGCGGAGATGCTGCGGCAGGTCCGCTTCGTGGCGGGCCGCAACCCGGCTTTGGACCTGCGGCGCCACCCCAAGGTGAAGATCCATTTCGCACGCATGGGCGAACCGTCCTTGAATCCCGCCGTCCTGCCCGCCCTGCGGGCCTTGGCCCGGGAGGTCCCCAATCCTGGGCTCATCGCGAGCGTCTCGACGGTGGCGCCGCGGACTCCCGTGGCGGAGTCGTGGTTCGAAGAACTGCGCCGCGTGAAGGACGACTGCTACCCGGACGGGAGGTTCCAACTGCAGTTCTCGCTGCATTCGGCCGACGAGGGCCTGCGCCGGGAGATCGTCCCGATCCGCAAATGGAGCCTGGAAGCCGTGGCCGCTTACGGCCGGCGCTGGCGGCGTCCGGGGGACCGGAAGGTGACCCTGAACTTCGCCCCCGGACCGGGGGAGGGCCTCGACGCCTCGGCCATCGCCAAGGTCTTCGACCCCGGACATTTCCTCATCAAGGTGACCCCGGTCAACCCCACGGAGACCGCGCTCCAAGGCGGGTGCGTGCGGGTCTGGCATAAGACCCCGGCCGACCTTAAGGCCGAGGCCCGGCGGCTCAAGGCCCGCGGCTTCGAGGTCGTCCTCTCGCCCAGCACCGCGGAGGAGCTCGAAGGGGAGACCTCCTGCGGCCAGCTCTGGTCGCGGCGCCTCAAGGCGGCGGCCGCCGCCGCCCTGCGCGCGCGGCGGCGCGAGGCGCGCAGTTACGTGACCGTCGACTCCATGGACCGGAAGGCCGCGGCCTGGCTGCGCGAAGCGGCCCGGGAACTGCCGCGCGGGCAGGCCTTGGTCCCGGCCCGGGCCGCCCTCCTGGTCGTGGACATGCAGGAGTTCTTCCTCGACCGCCGCTCCCCGGCGTATCTGCCGCCGGGGCGGGCGGCGCTGCGCAACACCCGGCGTCTCGTGGAGGCTTTCCGGCTCGCCGGCAGGCCGGTCCTGTTCACGCTCCACGCCCACGCAGACCCGAGCCGGGACGGCGGCTTGATGGCCGCCTGGTGGGACCATGTCTGCTTGGCCGGATCTCCCTGGGCCAGGATCGCTCCGGTCCTGGAAGCCCGGGACCGCGACGTGTACCGCAAGACCGGCTACAGCGCTTTCTCGAATCCGGCTCTGGCAAAACGGCTGCGGGGGGAGGGGATAGCGCAATTGGTTCTGGCGGGAGTCAAAACCGATCTTTGCGTCGAATCCACGGCCCGGGCCGCCTTCGATCTGGGCTGGGCCACCTTCGTCGCCGCTGATGCGACCGCGGCGCGTACCGAGGAAAGGCACCTTGCGGCCCTCAAGTCCTTGGCCCGCGGCTTCTCCGGTATCGTTTCCGCGGCCAGCCTCGCGGGGAGCGGCCTCTCCGAAATCATACCCCCCACCCTGCGTACAATTCCGCATGGGCGGAATTTGGGCCGGGGGGGTATAATCAAGAAGGCACAGACAAAAAGAGCTAAAATATAAAAATGAAAAGACTTCTTCTGACCAGCATATGCCGGCCGTTGGGGCCCAAGCACGGCGACGGGCCGAGCGTGGGCTATGAGCTCCTCTTCGGCCAAGTCACCCGGGCCCAAGGGCTCTTCAGCCCCCGGGCGGTCCATCATCACTTCTCCCTCGAATACATCGCCGCGAACATCCAGGCCCCGACCGTGGTCCTGCAGTATCCTTCCCAGAACGAGCTCATCCGTGAGCTCAAGAAGGGGTATGACTACGTGGGCCTCTCCTTCATCCTCTCCACCTTCCACCGCATGAAGGAGATCGTGGCCCTCATCCGCGAGCACTCCCCGAAGAGCAAGATCATCCTGGGAGGCTACGGCACGGTCCTGGGCGAGGAGTACCTGAAGCCCTACAGCGACGCCATCTGCCGGGGCGAGGGCGTGGAGTTCATGCGCAAGCTCCTCGGCGAGGAGCACAAGCCCGGGCCGTATCACCATCCCCTCATCGTGAGCCAGCTCAAGGTCTTCGGCCAGAAGGCGGGCAACACGGGGATGATCTTCGCCGGGCTCGGCTGCCCCAACGGCTGCGACTTCTGCTGCACCTCGCATTTCTTCAAGCGCCAGCACGTCAAGCTCCTGCCCACGGGCCGCGACATCTACAACGTGGTCGAGCGCTACCTGGACATGGACCCGCACATGTCCTTCACGGTCATAGACGAGGACTTCCTGCTCGACAAGCAGCGCGCCATGGAGTTCCACGACCTGGTGGTCCAGTCCGGACGTCCCCTCTCCATCTTCGCTTTCGCGAGCATCAAGGCCCTCAGCCAGTACAAGATCGAGGAGCTCCTGGAGATGGGCATCGACGGGGTCTGGATCGGCTATGAGGGCACGCGTTCGGGCTACGAGAAGCGCGCGGGCCGCTCCGCCGAGGAAGTGTTCCGGGAGCTGCGCGAGCACGGCGTCACTATCCTGGCTTCCATGATCGTGGGCTTCGACTATCAGGACGAGGCCACCGTGGCCGCGGAGCTCGATGGGCTGCTCGCCATGAAGCCGGCGCTGACCCAGTTCCTCATCTACGGCCCCACTCCGGGCACGCCGTATTGGGACCGGGTGACCGCGGAAGGCCGGCTGCGCGCGGACTTGGCCGCCGACCCCGAGCTCTATTGCCGCAACGCCTCGGGCTTCACCTCCATGGTCAAGCATCCCAGGCTCTCCGCCGCGCAGATCGAGAAGATCCAGCGCCGCTGCTTCGCGGAGGACTACCGCCGCCTGGGGCCGAGCATCTACCGCACGGTGGACGCCTGGCTCAACGGCTACCTCAAGCTCAAGGACTCAGCCAATCCGATGCTGGCCAAGAAAGCCGGGATCTTCGCTCGGGACATCCGCAAGGCCTATCCGATCTTCCAGGCCGGACGGGTCTTCGGGCCCAACCGCAGCGTCCGGCGCTGGATCGCCGACCTGGAGCGCCGCCTGCACGCGGTCTTGGGCGAGCCCACGCGCAGCGAGCGGCTCACG belongs to Elusimicrobiota bacterium and includes:
- a CDS encoding FAD-dependent oxidoreductase, encoding MANDIVWETAIVGGGPAGLAAGLHLARAGYRVLLTEQGRLGGQARRLGRIENYPGFPSGIDGRRLMDRWVRQARRWGLRTRRAEVRRVRRDGRGFSLRLDGGRSLTAGTVVYCPGAVFRGLGLPGEKRLWGRGLFHAALDQAPLWRGRTVAVAGGGEAAAHQALALARHARRVYLLCRGPKLKAHRLLLRRLSGQPRIVRMHGVRVRGLSGGRRLRALDLSVPRGRLRLPVDALFVLVGKNPAPLPFQARRLPPGFFVAGDASGEPFRQVLVAGGDGMKAAMRCAAFLERR
- a CDS encoding tetratricopeptide repeat protein, producing MVIPQPKSVLDLCRGGWRPYLCIASAGFLLYLRTLFFDFSYLDDNVLILDNQVFLRQLSNIIPAFRMDIFHILHSSAAYYRPLLTVSFILDAQWGGSSPGAYHLTNLLIHLCASCLVYRFLMALDYGEAAALFWALAFTVHPALTQAVAWIPGRNDSLVALFVLAAFLSLVSFLRTGSPSSALAHLLCFAFGLLTKESAVGLVPMGLFYWAASAKAGRRFRDGALLLSGWGVVLALWLALRQAALRNPIHMAIADMAVAVWRNLPAVIPSVGKMFLPFDLSVLPILRDMSFFYGFVAVAALAGALWASRKKSWPRVVFGLAWFLVFLLPSFIRPNPAIAADFLEHRLYLPMVGVIVLLCETSWLKARAAGLGGLVLAALALGAFVHSRNFEDRMAFWKNAAETSPHSPLAHRNLGAMYYLDGQPSLAEPEYRRALELNPRELMAHNNLGLICMERGLLPEAEKEFLQELAVNPSYDNAFLNLGILRYRQGRGAEAAALWKRALEINPNLLAARRNLAAYEQDRRGLSPRRGH
- a CDS encoding isochorismatase family protein, with the translated sequence MRIVETRTARGLGTLYLADLGTGHRERLIEFVDTREPGVPKSRKWVFMISTQVGCAVGCRMCDAGAAGYGGNLSAAEMLRQVRFVAGRNPALDLRRHPKVKIHFARMGEPSLNPAVLPALRALAREVPNPGLIASVSTVAPRTPVAESWFEELRRVKDDCYPDGRFQLQFSLHSADEGLRREIVPIRKWSLEAVAAYGRRWRRPGDRKVTLNFAPGPGEGLDASAIAKVFDPGHFLIKVTPVNPTETALQGGCVRVWHKTPADLKAEARRLKARGFEVVLSPSTAEELEGETSCGQLWSRRLKAAAAAALRARRREARSYVTVDSMDRKAAAWLREAARELPRGQALVPARAALLVVDMQEFFLDRRSPAYLPPGRAALRNTRRLVEAFRLAGRPVLFTLHAHADPSRDGGLMAAWWDHVCLAGSPWARIAPVLEARDRDVYRKTGYSAFSNPALAKRLRGEGIAQLVLAGVKTDLCVESTARAAFDLGWATFVAADATAARTEERHLAALKSLARGFSGIVSAASLAGSGLSEIIPPTLRTIPHGRNLGRGGIIKKAQTKRAKI
- a CDS encoding cobalamin-dependent protein (Presence of a B(12) (cobalamin)-binding domain implies dependence on cobalamin itself, in one of its several forms, or in some unusual lineages, dependence on a cobalamin-like analog.); this encodes MKRLLLTSICRPLGPKHGDGPSVGYELLFGQVTRAQGLFSPRAVHHHFSLEYIAANIQAPTVVLQYPSQNELIRELKKGYDYVGLSFILSTFHRMKEIVALIREHSPKSKIILGGYGTVLGEEYLKPYSDAICRGEGVEFMRKLLGEEHKPGPYHHPLIVSQLKVFGQKAGNTGMIFAGLGCPNGCDFCCTSHFFKRQHVKLLPTGRDIYNVVERYLDMDPHMSFTVIDEDFLLDKQRAMEFHDLVVQSGRPLSIFAFASIKALSQYKIEELLEMGIDGVWIGYEGTRSGYEKRAGRSAEEVFRELREHGVTILASMIVGFDYQDEATVAAELDGLLAMKPALTQFLIYGPTPGTPYWDRVTAEGRLRADLAADPELYCRNASGFTSMVKHPRLSAAQIEKIQRRCFAEDYRRLGPSIYRTVDAWLNGYLKLKDSANPMLAKKAGIFARDIRKAYPIFQAGRVFGPNRSVRRWIADLERRLHAVLGEPTRSERLTSWAGVCAAAWTGLELKFDLFQHPKLRRTAYRQPGFFWASQQVWESLAARWKERNFRMQVEFLHARREVWLKFEGRLSGSEAERMWRDVGQSLERCRSRVILDLQRCHWDGKSLSPEFRAKLAEYRDRVRIVLPKLQHAHPELLILAKMFHVYKGGFGL